In Massilia antarctica, the following are encoded in one genomic region:
- the pgi gene encoding glucose-6-phosphate isomerase: MRQPALTSTASFQALETHAIEAEDWQLRGLFAADPQRFPKLTVDAAGLFLDYSKNRLDGRTLELLVDLAQERGVETQRDAMFAGERINLTERRAVLHTALRAPRGTALVVDGQDVNADVHAVLDRVRIFTDAVRAGTWLGHSGKPITDIVNIGIGGSDLGPKMVCLALRQYAHPRLTMHFVSNVDGHDMDAALGKVNPETTLFIIASKTFTTTETMMNAQTARAWFLQHAPEDALARHFVAVSTNTEAIKTFGIDPANMFPFWDWVGGRYSVWSAIGLSVALCVGFGHFSDLLAGAHAMDQHFQQAPLASNMPVLLALVGFWNRQFLGCASVSIAPYHQDLNRFPAYLQQLDMESNGKRVTKGGQPVDTPTCPVIWGDCGTNGQHAYFQLLHQGSDVTPIDFIAALRPAHELENHHAALLANCFAQSEAFMRGKTIDEVRVDLQSQGLSLAEIEALAPHKTFPGNRPSNTILMEYLKPYTLGALIALYEHKTFVQGVIWDVNSFDQWGVELGKVLAKKIEAELTGEPQPELHDSSTNGLIAMARAAV, encoded by the coding sequence ATGCGCCAGCCTGCCCTTACCTCCACCGCCAGCTTCCAGGCCCTCGAAACGCACGCGATCGAAGCCGAAGACTGGCAATTGCGCGGCCTGTTCGCCGCCGACCCGCAACGCTTCCCCAAACTGACTGTCGACGCGGCGGGTTTGTTCCTAGACTATTCAAAAAACCGACTTGACGGGCGCACGCTTGAACTGCTGGTCGACCTGGCGCAGGAGCGCGGCGTCGAAACCCAGCGCGACGCCATGTTCGCCGGCGAGCGCATCAACCTGACCGAGCGGCGCGCGGTGTTGCATACCGCCCTGCGCGCCCCGCGCGGCACCGCGCTCGTGGTCGACGGCCAGGACGTCAACGCCGACGTCCACGCGGTGCTCGACCGGGTCCGCATCTTTACCGACGCCGTGCGCGCCGGTACCTGGCTTGGGCACAGCGGCAAACCGATCACCGACATCGTCAATATCGGCATCGGCGGCTCGGACCTGGGACCGAAAATGGTCTGCCTGGCGCTGCGCCAGTACGCGCATCCGCGCCTGACCATGCACTTCGTCTCCAACGTCGACGGCCACGACATGGACGCCGCGCTCGGCAAGGTCAATCCCGAAACGACCCTGTTCATCATCGCCTCCAAGACCTTCACCACCACCGAGACGATGATGAACGCGCAGACGGCACGCGCCTGGTTCCTGCAACATGCGCCCGAAGACGCGCTGGCGCGCCACTTCGTCGCCGTCTCGACCAACACGGAAGCGATCAAGACCTTCGGCATCGACCCGGCCAACATGTTCCCGTTCTGGGACTGGGTCGGCGGACGCTATTCGGTATGGTCGGCGATCGGTCTGTCGGTGGCGCTGTGCGTCGGTTTCGGCCACTTCAGCGACCTGCTGGCCGGCGCCCATGCGATGGACCAGCACTTCCAGCAGGCGCCTTTGGCGTCCAACATGCCGGTGCTGCTGGCGCTGGTGGGCTTCTGGAACCGCCAGTTCCTCGGCTGCGCCTCGGTGTCGATCGCGCCGTATCACCAGGACCTGAACCGCTTCCCGGCTTATCTGCAGCAGCTCGACATGGAAAGCAACGGCAAGCGCGTGACCAAGGGCGGCCAGCCGGTCGACACGCCGACCTGCCCGGTGATCTGGGGCGACTGCGGCACCAACGGCCAGCACGCCTACTTCCAGCTGCTGCACCAGGGCAGCGACGTTACGCCGATCGACTTCATCGCCGCGCTGCGTCCCGCGCACGAACTGGAAAACCACCACGCCGCGCTGCTGGCCAACTGCTTCGCCCAGTCGGAAGCGTTCATGCGTGGCAAAACCATCGACGAGGTGCGCGTCGACCTGCAGTCGCAGGGACTGTCGCTGGCCGAAATCGAAGCGCTGGCGCCGCACAAGACCTTCCCCGGCAACCGCCCGAGCAATACGATCCTGATGGAGTACCTCAAGCCGTACACCTTGGGCGCCCTGATCGCGCTGTACGAGCACAAGACCTTCGTGCAGGGCGTGATCTGGGACGTGAACAGCTTCGATCAGTGGGGCGTCGAACTGGGCAAGGTGCTGGCCAAGAAGATCGAGGCCGAACTGACGGGCGAGCCGCAGCCGGAATTGCACGACAGTTCGACCAACGGCCTGATCGCCATGGCCAGGGCGGCGGTGTGA
- the eda gene encoding bifunctional 4-hydroxy-2-oxoglutarate aldolase/2-dehydro-3-deoxy-phosphogluconate aldolase — translation MTMTLLDIMRSASVIPVIAIDDPEHAVPLAKALVAGGIRVLEVTLRTAHGLGAIRAMAQVEGAIVGVGTLTQADEFAAARDAGAVFGVSPGLTPALIEASRKSGLPLLPGVMTPSEVMAAREAGFRQLKLFPAVPAGGVGMLNAIGGPLPDVTFCPTGGISIETAPQFLACKNVACVGGSWLTPKDAILAGDWARITELARAASALR, via the coding sequence ATGACCATGACCCTACTCGACATCATGCGCTCGGCGAGCGTGATTCCCGTGATTGCCATCGACGATCCAGAGCACGCGGTGCCGCTGGCAAAGGCGCTCGTTGCGGGCGGCATCCGCGTGCTCGAAGTGACCTTGCGCACCGCGCACGGCCTGGGCGCGATCCGCGCGATGGCGCAGGTGGAAGGCGCGATTGTCGGCGTCGGCACCCTGACGCAGGCCGACGAATTCGCGGCGGCGCGCGATGCGGGCGCGGTGTTCGGCGTTTCGCCGGGCCTGACCCCGGCCTTGATCGAGGCGTCGCGCAAGAGCGGCCTGCCGCTGCTGCCTGGTGTGATGACACCGTCGGAAGTGATGGCCGCGCGCGAAGCGGGCTTCCGCCAGCTCAAGCTGTTCCCGGCGGTGCCGGCGGGCGGCGTGGGCATGCTCAATGCAATCGGTGGCCCGCTGCCGGACGTGACGTTCTGCCCGACCGGCGGCATCTCGATCGAGACCGCGCCGCAGTTTTTGGCGTGTAAGAACGTGGCCTGCGTGGGCGGTTCCTGGCTCACGCCGAAGGATGCAATCCTGGCCGGCGACTGGGCCCGCATCACCGAGCTGGCCAGAGCCGCTTCCGCGCTGCGCTAA
- a CDS encoding IS4 family transposase has protein sequence MTSRAGALLSGIKWVDNVKRVAGIGLRGLTSVCQLKNQTCNMFSITTFQRLMKGLPRGTFAQLVERHNADKYCKKFGHWDHLIAMLYAQISEAKGLRPLETGFNSHVAHHYHLGTSAIKRSTLADANENRSDTVFSDTAAWLMGKVSRKLRQQSNDLMYLLDSTSLTLKGREFERWTPENSTRNTQGLKLHVLYDAHDAIPVWHDISHPNVNDVERAVDVPLEANALYVFDKGYCDFNWWKSIDEANARFVTRFKNNAAVNVLQKSDIPADDAHIVLSDEIVTFKHKRLGGKRINLYFGKPLRRVIVARPNKDTPIVLATNDFDSSAMEIAQHYKKRWAIELFFKWIKQHLKIKQFLGRSENAVRIQILTALISYLLVALFNESNRVKRTLWDCLCFVRATLFQRTDTEDLHDRRRRQAAHEFAEIQGCLFS, from the coding sequence ATGACTTCCCGCGCAGGCGCACTGCTGTCCGGAATAAAGTGGGTTGACAACGTTAAAAGGGTTGCAGGTATTGGTTTACGAGGGTTAACCTCTGTTTGCCAACTTAAAAACCAAACCTGCAACATGTTCAGCATAACTACTTTTCAGCGTTTAATGAAGGGGCTCCCGCGAGGAACCTTCGCTCAACTAGTCGAACGGCACAATGCCGACAAATATTGCAAGAAGTTCGGGCATTGGGATCATCTCATTGCCATGCTCTACGCGCAGATCAGTGAGGCGAAGGGGTTGCGACCACTGGAGACTGGCTTCAACAGTCATGTCGCGCATCACTACCATCTTGGTACGTCAGCGATCAAGCGCTCCACCTTGGCTGACGCCAATGAGAATCGATCTGACACGGTGTTTAGTGATACCGCTGCCTGGTTGATGGGGAAGGTGTCGCGTAAGCTGCGCCAGCAAAGCAATGATCTGATGTATTTGCTTGACTCCACCTCGTTGACGTTGAAGGGACGGGAGTTTGAGAGGTGGACGCCCGAGAATAGCACTCGCAATACGCAAGGCTTGAAGCTGCACGTTTTGTATGATGCCCATGATGCAATCCCTGTCTGGCACGACATTAGCCACCCCAACGTCAATGACGTTGAACGGGCAGTTGACGTACCGCTCGAAGCGAACGCGCTCTATGTATTTGACAAGGGCTATTGCGATTTCAATTGGTGGAAATCCATTGACGAGGCCAACGCGCGCTTTGTTACTCGTTTCAAGAACAACGCCGCTGTCAACGTCCTGCAGAAATCGGACATCCCTGCTGATGATGCGCACATCGTGCTCAGCGACGAAATCGTTACTTTCAAGCACAAACGGCTCGGCGGAAAACGGATCAATCTCTACTTTGGGAAGCCTTTGCGCCGTGTCATCGTGGCGCGGCCGAACAAAGATACGCCCATCGTTCTGGCTACTAACGACTTCGACAGTAGTGCCATGGAAATTGCCCAGCACTACAAAAAGCGCTGGGCAATCGAGCTGTTCTTCAAATGGATCAAGCAGCACCTCAAGATCAAGCAGTTCCTCGGACGATCTGAAAACGCGGTCCGGATTCAGATACTTACCGCTCTCATCAGTTATTTGTTGGTTGCACTGTTCAACGAGTCCAACCGTGTGAAACGGACCCTGTGGGATTGCCTTTGCTTCGTCCGCGCAACCCTATTTCAACGTACGGACACCGAAGATTTACATGATCGCCGACGACGACAAGCGGCGCACGAATTCGCAGAAATTCAAGGATGCCTCTTCTCGTGA
- a CDS encoding ATPase domain-containing protein, with translation MLVKTGITGLDEVLLGGIPRGNNLIVEGAPGTGKTTLGLGYIYAGAALYDEPGAIVSFELDTAKLLRDAAGFNWDLQGLIDAGKIKVIQTSPAVLLSEFRNADGAFADALRSIGAKRLLIDGLTPMRLYAEVHDKPFREDVHLLIEGLARMGVTTMVTAERDESLGSVPSHERFVFDTIISLTREEHRRRVHRRLTVLKSRGQDFIAGSHTMRIEGGRGVHVYRRAQSRPVNSTDQQTSDQRVSTGSKAIDDMMDGGLYAGSVTMVSGISGTGKTVFSVQFLTAAVSTGHKTLLVSLDEHPRQLVRNATTLGFDLAALMDSGDLFIHYESPLELELDIHFDRIIKLVEEKHIDCVVFDSCAVYEMTSPSEVADYLYALATFFKNRLATILFNYESPELLGISQISEELKGSHLVDNIILLNYVEISTVLRRAIAVPKVRGSRNRQITREYVIAEGGLQLLDEEGGHADPAGVVPQLPFSSYYGLLSRSPSRQSPLIEDAVAHGTRLPDSVELPTDNPA, from the coding sequence ATGCTGGTCAAAACAGGCATCACCGGACTGGACGAAGTACTGCTCGGCGGTATCCCGCGCGGGAACAACCTGATCGTCGAAGGCGCGCCCGGCACCGGCAAGACCACGCTCGGCCTCGGCTACATTTATGCCGGCGCCGCGCTGTACGACGAGCCCGGGGCGATCGTGTCGTTCGAGCTCGATACGGCCAAGCTGCTGCGCGACGCCGCCGGCTTCAACTGGGATCTGCAAGGCCTGATCGACGCCGGCAAGATCAAGGTGATCCAGACCAGTCCCGCCGTGCTGCTGAGCGAATTCCGCAATGCCGACGGCGCCTTTGCCGACGCCCTCCGCTCGATCGGCGCCAAGCGCCTGCTGATCGACGGCCTGACCCCCATGCGCCTGTACGCGGAAGTGCACGACAAGCCGTTCCGCGAAGACGTTCACCTGCTGATCGAAGGCCTGGCGCGCATGGGCGTGACCACCATGGTCACGGCCGAACGCGACGAAAGCCTCGGCTCCGTTCCGTCGCACGAGCGCTTCGTGTTCGACACCATCATCTCGCTCACGCGCGAAGAGCACCGGCGGCGCGTCCACCGGCGCCTGACGGTGCTCAAGTCGCGCGGCCAGGACTTCATCGCCGGCAGCCATACCATGCGCATCGAAGGCGGACGCGGGGTCCACGTCTACCGCCGCGCCCAGTCGCGTCCCGTCAACTCGACCGACCAGCAAACGTCCGACCAGCGCGTCTCGACCGGCTCCAAGGCCATCGACGACATGATGGACGGCGGCCTGTACGCCGGCTCGGTCACCATGGTCAGCGGGATCTCCGGTACCGGCAAGACCGTGTTCAGCGTGCAGTTCCTCACGGCGGCCGTCAGCACCGGCCACAAGACCTTGCTGGTCAGCCTGGATGAACACCCGCGCCAGCTGGTGCGCAACGCCACCACGCTCGGTTTCGACCTGGCCGCGCTGATGGACAGCGGCGACCTGTTCATCCACTACGAGTCGCCACTCGAACTCGAACTCGATATCCACTTCGACCGCATCATCAAGCTGGTCGAGGAAAAACACATCGACTGCGTGGTGTTCGATTCGTGCGCGGTGTACGAAATGACCAGCCCTTCCGAGGTGGCGGACTACCTGTACGCCCTGGCCACCTTCTTCAAGAACCGCCTGGCGACCATCCTCTTCAATTACGAAAGTCCGGAGCTGCTCGGCATTTCGCAGATCAGCGAAGAACTCAAGGGCTCGCACCTGGTCGACAACATCATCTTGCTCAACTACGTCGAGATCTCCACCGTGCTGCGGCGCGCCATCGCCGTGCCCAAGGTGCGCGGCAGCCGCAATCGCCAGATCACGCGCGAATACGTGATCGCCGAAGGCGGCTTGCAGCTGCTCGACGAAGAAGGCGGACATGCCGATCCGGCCGGCGTGGTGCCGCAGTTGCCGTTTTCCTCGTATTACGGCCTGCTTTCGCGCTCGCCGTCGCGCCAGAGTCCTCTCATCGAAGACGCCGTGGCGCACGGAACGCGCCTGCCCGACTCGGTCGAACTGCCGACCGACAATCCGGCATGA
- the edd gene encoding phosphogluconate dehydratase has translation MALHPVVESVTKRIIERSRPSRAAYLAHLDAARVDGPQRGALSCTNLAHGFAAFPANDKLLLKQVKKPSVAIVSAYNDMLSAHQPFEHFPAIIKDAVREVGAVAQFAGGVPAMCDGVTQGQPGMELSLFSRDAIAMATAIALSHNMFDSAVYLGVCDKIVPGLLIGALHFGHLPAVFVPAGPMTTGMSNKEKARIRQLYAQGKATREELLECESQSYHGAGTCTFYGTANSNQMLMEIMGLHMPGAAFITPGTALRDGLTRAAAQRAVAISQQGGSYTPVGQIVDEKCIVNAVVGLLATGGSTNHTLHLVAIAKAAGIVIDWNDFNELSAIVPMLTRIYPNGDADVNHFQAAGGPGFVIRELLDAGLLHDDVTTILGKGLRAHCFEPFLDGEKAIWKELPALTGDDSVLRPASAPFARDGGMILVAGNLGRAVMKISAVKEEHRIVEAPALTFNSQEDFMHAYTAGKLDRDFVAVLRFQGPRANGMPELHALTPALANLQDAGRHVALVTDGRMSGASGKVPAAIHVSPEILAGGPLGLVRDGDIIRLDATTGTLEALVPAAVWAARSQATADLSSSHIGMGRELFTMFRNAISEAEKGATTFPLPSPIPTTVSLHDTADIGDTVPGSDEDFLIKNPK, from the coding sequence ATGGCGTTGCATCCCGTAGTTGAATCGGTCACCAAGCGCATCATCGAACGCAGCCGTCCTTCGCGCGCGGCGTATCTGGCGCACCTCGACGCGGCCCGCGTCGACGGCCCGCAGCGCGGCGCGCTGTCGTGTACCAACCTGGCGCACGGCTTTGCCGCCTTCCCCGCTAACGACAAGCTGCTGCTCAAGCAGGTGAAGAAGCCGTCGGTGGCGATCGTCTCGGCGTACAACGACATGCTGTCGGCGCACCAGCCGTTCGAGCACTTCCCGGCCATTATCAAGGATGCGGTGCGCGAGGTCGGCGCGGTGGCGCAGTTCGCCGGCGGCGTGCCCGCCATGTGCGATGGCGTCACGCAAGGCCAGCCGGGCATGGAATTGTCGCTGTTTTCGCGCGACGCCATCGCCATGGCGACCGCGATCGCGCTGTCGCACAATATGTTCGATTCGGCCGTGTACCTGGGTGTGTGCGACAAGATCGTGCCGGGCCTGTTGATCGGCGCGCTGCACTTCGGCCACCTGCCGGCGGTGTTCGTGCCGGCCGGGCCGATGACGACCGGGATGTCGAACAAGGAAAAGGCGCGCATCCGCCAGCTGTACGCGCAGGGCAAGGCCACGCGCGAGGAACTGCTCGAATGCGAGTCGCAGTCGTATCACGGCGCCGGCACCTGCACCTTCTACGGTACCGCCAACAGCAACCAGATGCTGATGGAGATCATGGGCCTGCACATGCCGGGCGCCGCCTTCATCACCCCGGGCACGGCGCTGCGCGACGGCCTTACGCGCGCCGCAGCGCAGCGCGCGGTCGCCATTTCGCAGCAGGGCGGCAGCTACACGCCGGTCGGCCAGATCGTCGATGAAAAATGCATCGTCAACGCGGTGGTGGGCTTGCTGGCCACCGGCGGCTCGACCAACCACACCCTGCACCTGGTGGCGATCGCCAAGGCGGCCGGCATCGTGATCGACTGGAACGATTTCAACGAACTGTCGGCCATCGTGCCGATGCTCACCCGGATCTACCCGAACGGCGACGCTGACGTGAACCACTTCCAGGCCGCCGGCGGCCCCGGTTTCGTGATCCGTGAACTGCTCGACGCGGGCCTGTTGCACGACGACGTGACCACCATCCTGGGCAAGGGCTTGCGCGCGCACTGCTTTGAACCGTTCCTTGATGGCGAGAAGGCGATCTGGAAGGAACTGCCCGCGCTCACCGGTGACGACAGCGTGCTGCGGCCTGCGTCGGCGCCGTTTGCGCGCGACGGCGGCATGATCCTGGTGGCCGGTAACCTGGGCCGCGCGGTGATGAAAATCTCGGCGGTCAAGGAAGAACACCGCATCGTCGAGGCGCCGGCGCTGACCTTCAATTCGCAGGAAGACTTCATGCACGCCTACACGGCGGGCAAGCTCGATCGCGACTTCGTGGCCGTGCTGCGCTTCCAAGGGCCGCGCGCCAACGGCATGCCGGAACTGCACGCGCTCACGCCGGCCTTGGCCAACCTGCAGGATGCCGGGCGCCATGTGGCGCTGGTGACCGACGGGCGCATGTCGGGCGCGTCGGGCAAGGTGCCGGCGGCGATCCACGTATCACCTGAGATCCTGGCGGGCGGCCCGCTGGGCCTCGTGCGCGATGGCGACATCATCCGCCTCGACGCCACCACCGGCACCCTGGAAGCGCTGGTGCCGGCCGCCGTGTGGGCCGCGCGTTCGCAGGCCACGGCCGACCTGTCGTCCAGCCATATCGGCATGGGCCGTGAATTGTTTACGATGTTCCGCAATGCGATCAGCGAAGCGGAGAAGGGTGCCACCACCTTCCCGCTGCCGTCGCCGATTCCCACCACCGTGTCGCTGCACGACACCGCCGACATTGGCGACACCGTGCCCGGCTCCGACGAAGACTTTTTGATCAAGAACCCAAAATGA
- a CDS encoding SMP-30/gluconolactonase/LRE family protein, whose amino-acid sequence MDTDTFTVVHDTPMLVGECPLWHAGEQTLYWVDIGGFTVHALHPGSGAHRSWRMASEPAALAIHAGGGLVVATRAGFVHLDTASNDITDIAAAPYDTATTRFNDGRVDPAGRFWVGTIYEPRDQQAAQMFCLEKGVVSLKWSGGMMNSNGLGFTPDGQAMYHADTAAHRIDRYRFDAASGEAKARETFQLFSADKKADDYGGRPDGAAVDSEGAYWCAMFEGARLLRFAASGELLREVKLPVKCPTMIAFGGDDLRTLYVTSASHGRPEAERESYPLNGHVLSLRVDVAGREEYAYQP is encoded by the coding sequence ATGGATACCGACACCTTTACCGTCGTCCACGACACCCCGATGCTGGTGGGCGAATGCCCGCTCTGGCATGCCGGCGAACAGACCTTGTACTGGGTCGATATCGGTGGCTTCACGGTGCATGCGCTGCACCCGGGCAGCGGCGCGCACCGCTCGTGGCGCATGGCGAGCGAGCCGGCGGCGCTGGCCATCCACGCCGGCGGCGGCCTGGTGGTGGCCACCCGCGCCGGCTTCGTGCACCTCGACACGGCCAGCAACGACATCACGGACATCGCCGCCGCGCCGTACGACACCGCCACCACCCGCTTTAACGATGGCCGGGTCGATCCGGCCGGGCGCTTCTGGGTCGGCACCATTTACGAACCGCGCGACCAGCAGGCGGCGCAGATGTTCTGCCTGGAGAAAGGCGTCGTCAGCCTCAAATGGTCGGGCGGAATGATGAATTCCAACGGACTCGGTTTCACGCCGGACGGGCAGGCGATGTATCACGCCGACACCGCCGCCCACCGGATCGATCGCTATCGCTTCGATGCGGCCAGCGGAGAGGCCAAGGCGCGCGAGACCTTCCAGCTGTTTTCGGCCGATAAAAAGGCGGACGACTACGGCGGCCGGCCCGATGGCGCGGCGGTCGACAGCGAAGGCGCCTACTGGTGCGCCATGTTCGAAGGGGCGCGGCTGCTGCGCTTTGCCGCGTCGGGCGAGCTGCTGCGCGAAGTGAAGCTGCCGGTCAAGTGCCCGACCATGATCGCGTTCGGCGGCGACGATCTGCGCACCTTGTATGTGACCAGCGCCAGCCACGGACGGCCGGAAGCGGAGCGCGAAAGCTATCCGTTAAATGGACACGTGTTGTCGCTGCGGGTGGATGTGGCGGGGCGCGAGGAATACGCGTACCAGCCATGA